The following proteins come from a genomic window of Larimichthys crocea isolate SSNF chromosome III, L_crocea_2.0, whole genome shotgun sequence:
- the LOC104919174 gene encoding adapter molecule crk, with amino-acid sequence MAGNFDAEDRASWYWGRLSRQEAVSLLQGQRHGVFLVRDSITSPGDYVLSVSENSKVSHYIINSISNNRQSGSGLAPPRFRIGDQEFEALPALLEFYKIHYLDTTTLIEPISKAKHTGFVSSSAGVPQQPEEAEFVRALFDFPGNDEEDLPFRKGDILRVLEKPEEQWWNAANQEGRAGMIPVPYVEKYRPASPTAAGLGPSVVGAGQGGLVGGVVGNTDGTGVPLANPLGDPGQYAQPVVNAQLPNLQNGPVYARAIQKRVPNAYDKTALALEVGDMVKVTKINVNGQWEGECKGKRGHFPFTHVRLLEQHHPDDES; translated from the exons ATGGCCGGTAATTTTGATGCCGAAGACCGTGCTAGCTGGTACTGGGGGAGGCTAAGCCGTCAGGAAGCGGTGTCTCTCTTACAGGGACAGAGGCATGGCGTTTTCCTGGTGAGGGACTCCATCACCAGCCCCGGTGACTACGTGCTGTCCGTCTCAGAGAACTCCAAAGTGTCCCATTATATAATCAACAGCATCAGTAACAACCGGCAATCTGGCTCAG GTTTGGCTCCTCCTCGGTTTCGAATCGGCGATCAGGAGTTCGAGGCGCTGCCGGCCCTACTAGAGTTTTATAAGATCCACTACTTGGACACCACCACCCTCATAGAGCCCATAAGCAAGGCAAAGCACACAGGATTCGTCAGCTCCTCTGCTGGCGTCCCGCAGCAGCCAGAGGAGGCGGAGTTCGTACGGGCGCTATTTGACTTCCCTGGCAACGATGAGGAGGACCTCCCCTTCCGCAAGGGCGACATCCTGCGCGTGCTGGAGAAGCCGGAGGAGCAGTGGTGGAATGCTGCTAACCAGGAGGGCCGAGCCGGAATGATCCCCGTGCCCTACGTGGAGAAGTACCGGCCTGCCTCGCCCACTGCTGCCGGCCTGGGTCCCTCTGTTGTGGGGGCTGGACAGGGGGGGCTTGTTGGAGGGGTAGTAGGCAACACAGACGGAACGGGGGTCCCTCTGGCCAACCCTCTGGGAGATCCAGGCCAGTACGCTCAGCCTGTAGTCAACGCCCAGCTGCCTAATCTACAGAACGGGCCCGTCTATGCCCGAGCCATTCAGAAGAGGGTGCCCAACGCCTATGACAAGACGGCACTGGCTCTGGAG GTGGGTGACATGGTAAAAGTGACCAAGATCAACGTGAACGGCCAATGGGAGGGCGAGTGCAAGGGCAAGCGAGGCCACTTTCCTTTCACCCACGTTCGACTGTTGGAACAACACCACCCCGATGACGAGAGCTGA
- the LOC104919173 gene encoding smoothelin-like protein 2, whose translation MDVATESVQEVKASEALVQFKATLQAAVREVHVDVSAFKQRIEQRIEELCISNGPLASAVARLQEENLQLRAKLEALSCLVEGLAGVKIEKSLVEVKVKNVESSVENGHVQIQSKTQEDQRDLFDSGISESSQSSQSTFTYTETSGSSGGSSQSAAALINTRAPPPWRAKRHAEINGTDSKGEKSFAHVATTAQENGNQECSLVDSNATQTTEVVLQSHQSVTATMKTSSESSALTSSLQSTVDFPNKPDQEISGLLSRPHQPLTAVTKASSEAPAVPPSPVSLPKTTKESSVKSVEPPAKCDADEPQPHLPVTAMTTKPSQEGLIATKPAQSPASVTNATGHFTGEATTGEVGEYSFIRGTSSVAKELRSQVSQEQSGSVSQSLVHHPLTASIPESPTMKRGEYPFRRDTVNISAMTTTNTESSLSALIAQSPSLSASQDAAVKPGEYPFKRVPVLKTPSPSLKRSVSFPQPAEKLLPSKSVIKSGFSPNLDKKVNKTVGIEFKQDVMKSQTLPRPSGAQAKRALFERMNTEPTKPKDSKDSKPKLKRSQSFGMSSASGIKQILLEWCRSKTIGYQNIDLQNFSSSWSDGMAFCALVHSFFPLEFDYNTLNPANRKQNLQLAFTTAEEQADCLRLIEVDDMIDMGDKPDPMCVFTYVQSLYNHLKKFE comes from the exons ATGGATGTAGCCACAGAGAGTGTTCAGGAGGTGAAGGCAAGCGAGGCTCTGGTTCAGTTTAAGGCCACATTGCAAGCTGCTGTCAGGGAGGTGCACGTGGACGTAAGTGCTTTCAAGCAACGCATAGAGCAGAGGATTGAGGAGCTCTGCATTTCCAATGGACCCCTGGCCAGCGCGGTGGCtaggctgcaggaggagaaccTGCAGCTCAGGGCAAAGCTGGAAGCCCTTAGCTGTCTGGTGGAGGGTCTCGCAGGGGTAAAGATTGAGAAGAGCCTTGTAGAAGTAAAGGTGAAAAACGTGGAGAGTAGTGTAGAGAATGGACATGTACAGATTCAGTCCAAGACCCAGGAAGACCAGAGAGATTTGTTTGACTCTGGCATATCAGAGAGCAGCCAGTCAAGTCAGTCCACTTTCACATACACTGAAACATCAGGGTCAAGCGGAGGATCAAgccagtctgctgctgctctcatcAACACCCGAGCTCCTCCTCCATGGAGAGCAAAGAGACATGCTGAAATTAAC GGCACTGATTCAAAAGGAGAGAAAAGCTTTGCCCATGTTGCCACTACCGCACAAGAGAATGGGAATCAAG AATGCTCATTGGTGGACTCGAATGCAACCCAAACTACTGAAGTTGTTCTCCAGTCCCACCAGTCTGTCACTGCCACCATGAAAACAAGCTCAGAGTCTTCAGCCTTAACTAGCTCTCTTCAGTCAACCGTGGACTTCCCCAACAAGCCTG ACCAGGAAATATCAGGTCTTCTGAGCAGACCCCATCAACCCCTCACTGCAGTGACAAAAGCCAGCTCTGAAGCTCCAGCTGTTCCTCCATCTCCTGTGTCATtacccaaaacaacaaaagaatcTTCAGTAAAATCAGTAGAGCCTCCTGCTAAATGTG ATGCTGATGAACCACAGCCCCATCTTCCTGTCACTGCCATGACAACTAAACCCAGTCAAGAGGGTCTGATTGCCACCAAACCTGCCCAGTCTCCTGCATCGGTGACTAACGCAACTGGTCATTTTACAGGGGAAGCCACAACAGGGGAAGTAGGGGAATATTCTTTTATAAGAG GTACATCATCTGTAGCAAAGGAGCTAAGGTCCCAGGTATCCCAGGAGCAGTCAGGCTCTGTATCTCAGTCTCTTGTCCATCATCCTCTCACCGCTTCAATACCAGAATCCCCAACAATGAAACGTGGCGAATATCCATTTAGACGTG ATACCGTGAATATCTCTGCCATGACCACAACCAACACAGAGTCTTCATTATCTGCTTTGATAGCTCAGTCTCCAAGTCTTTCAGCATCACAGGATGCTGCAGTAAAACCTGGGGAATATCCCTTTAAAAGAG TGCCAGTTCTCAAGACACCCAGTCCTAGTCTAAAGAGAAGCGTGAGCTTTCCTCAACCTGCGG AAAAACTGCTTCCCTCCAAGTCGGTCATAAAATCTGGTTTCTCGCCTAATTTGGACAA GAAAGTGAACAAGACAGTGGGCATTGAGTTTAAGCAGGATGTGATGAAATCACAAACACTTCCACGGCCCAGTGGTGCTCAGGCCAAAAGGGCTCTCTTTGAGAGGATGAACACAGAGCCCACAAA GCCAAAGGACTCAAAGGATTCCAAGCCTAAACTGAAGCGCTCTCAGAGTTTCGGAATGTCCAGTGCCAGTGGTATAAAACAGATCCTCTTAGAGTGGTGCCGCTCAAAAACCATTGGCTATCAG AACATAGATCTCCAGAACTTCTCGTCCAGCTGGAGTGATGGAATGGCTTTCTGTGCTCTGGTCCACTCTTTCTTCCCACTGGAGTTTGATTACAACACGTTGAACCCTGCAAACCGCAAACAAAACCTCCAGTTGGCCTTCACCACCGCAGA GGAGCAGGCTGATTGTCTCCGTCTGATCGAGGTGGACGACATGATAGATATGGGGGACAAGCCAGaccccatgtgtgtgtttacatacgtCCAGTCCCTCTACAACCACCTGAAGAAGTTTGAATAA